A genomic region of Staphylococcus roterodami contains the following coding sequences:
- the sucD gene encoding succinate--CoA ligase subunit alpha produces the protein MSVFIDKNTKVMVQGITGSTALFHTKQMLDYGTKIVAGVTPGKGGQVVEGVPVFNTVEEAKNETGATVSVIYVPAPFAADSILEAADADLDMVICITEHIPVLDMVKVKRYLQGRKTRLVGPNCPGVITADECKIGIMPGYIHKKGHVGVVSRSGTLTYEAVHQLTEEGIGQTTAVGIGGDPVNGTNFIDVLKAFNEDDETKAVVMIGEIGGTAEEEAAEWIKANMTKPVVGFIGGQTAPPGKRMGHAGAIISGGKGTAEEKIKTLNSCGVKTAATPSEIGSTLIEVAKEAGIYESLLTVNK, from the coding sequence ATGAGTGTATTTATAGATAAGAATACTAAAGTAATGGTACAAGGTATTACAGGGTCTACTGCCCTTTTCCACACAAAACAAATGCTTGATTATGGTACGAAAATAGTAGCAGGTGTGACACCTGGTAAAGGTGGTCAAGTTGTTGAAGGCGTTCCTGTTTTCAACACTGTTGAAGAAGCTAAAAATGAAACTGGTGCAACGGTTTCAGTCATTTATGTTCCAGCACCGTTTGCTGCAGACTCAATTTTAGAAGCAGCAGATGCAGACTTAGATATGGTTATTTGTATTACTGAACATATTCCTGTATTAGACATGGTTAAAGTTAAACGCTACTTACAAGGTAGAAAAACGCGTTTAGTTGGTCCAAACTGTCCAGGTGTGATTACAGCAGATGAGTGTAAAATCGGAATCATGCCAGGATATATTCATAAAAAAGGCCATGTAGGTGTAGTATCTCGTTCAGGTACTTTGACGTACGAAGCAGTGCATCAATTAACTGAAGAAGGCATTGGACAAACTACAGCTGTCGGTATTGGCGGTGACCCAGTTAATGGTACTAACTTTATTGATGTTTTAAAGGCATTCAATGAAGATGATGAAACAAAAGCGGTAGTTATGATTGGTGAAATTGGTGGTACAGCTGAAGAAGAAGCAGCTGAATGGATTAAAGCCAATATGACAAAACCAGTTGTAGGCTTTATCGGTGGACAAACAGCACCTCCAGGAAAACGTATGGGACATGCTGGTGCAATCATTTCAGGTGGTAAAGGTACTGCTGAAGAGAAAATTAAAACATTAAATAGTTGTGGTGTGAAAACAGCAGCAACACCTTCAGAAATTGGTTCAACATTAATTGAAGTTGCTAAAGAAGCAGGTATTTATGAATCATTATTAACTGTTAATAAATAA
- a CDS encoding LysM peptidoglycan-binding domain-containing protein, with product MNQQQSKVRYSIRKVSIGILSISIGMFLALGISNKAYADEIDKSKEFTTGYEQNVSMKSGVDVNNNSTKDKVKNEGIVKTSDTSLVLNNKSAISRGNEINQDLKISNTSKNSIQANNLAVNNNGSTKEIKTVNLEAQNSNQKQTNKVTNNYFGYYSFREAPRTQIYTVKKGDTLSAIALKYKTTVSNIQNTNNIANPNLIFIGQKLKVPMTPLVEPKQNTVSSNNKSNSNNSTLNYLKTLENRGWDFDGSYGWQCFDLVNVYWNHLYGHGLKGYGAKDIPYANNFNGEAKIYHNTPTFKAEPGDLVVFSGRFGGGYGHTAIVLNGDYDGKLMKFQSLDQNWNNGGWRKAEVAHKVVHNYENDMIFIRPFKKA from the coding sequence ATGAATCAACAACAAAGTAAAGTACGCTATTCAATTAGAAAAGTTAGTATTGGAATTTTGTCAATCTCAATAGGTATGTTTTTGGCATTGGGTATTTCGAACAAAGCATATGCAGATGAAATTGATAAATCCAAAGAATTTACAACAGGTTATGAACAAAATGTATCCATGAAATCAGGGGTAGATGTTAATAATAATTCGACAAAAGACAAAGTGAAAAATGAAGGTATTGTTAAAACATCGGACACAAGTTTAGTGTTAAACAATAAATCAGCAATTTCAAGAGGAAATGAAATTAATCAAGATTTAAAGATTTCAAATACTTCGAAAAATTCAATCCAAGCTAATAATCTAGCTGTTAATAACAATGGATCTACTAAAGAAATTAAAACTGTAAACTTGGAAGCTCAAAATTCTAATCAGAAGCAAACGAATAAAGTTACTAATAATTACTTTGGTTACTATAGTTTTAGGGAAGCGCCAAGAACACAAATCTATACTGTAAAAAAAGGAGATACACTTAGTGCTATAGCATTAAAATATAAAACTACAGTTTCAAATATTCAAAATACAAATAATATAGCAAATCCTAACTTAATATTTATTGGTCAAAAATTAAAAGTGCCAATGACACCATTAGTAGAACCAAAACAAAATACTGTATCTTCAAATAATAAAAGTAATAGTAATAACAGTACATTAAATTATTTGAAAACATTAGAAAATAGAGGGTGGGATTTCGACGGTAGTTATGGATGGCAATGTTTCGATTTAGTCAATGTATATTGGAATCATCTTTATGGTCATGGATTAAAAGGATATGGAGCTAAAGATATACCATATGCAAATAATTTTAATGGGGAAGCCAAAATTTATCACAACACACCAACTTTCAAAGCTGAGCCTGGGGACTTAGTGGTTTTTAGCGGAAGATTTGGGGGTGGATATGGTCATACAGCTATTGTTTTGAATGGCGATTATGATGGAAAATTAATGAAGTTCCAAAGTTTAGACCAAAACTGGAATAATGGTGGATGGCGTAAAGCAGAGGTTGCGCATAAAGTTGTTCACAATTATGAAAATGATATGATTTTTATTAGACCATTTAAAAAGGCATAA
- the dprA gene encoding DNA-processing protein DprA yields the protein MIRQFLLKLYWANFSTRQIHQLLMAYPNLIKEDCGKKDRYLCEWVKRKENVHLLRKYYTFIKLDHNVIIKELQKLKVSYVTYMDTEYPVLLKEIYRFPLLLFYKGNIKLINNKYHLAVVGARDSTSYTLQALEFLLSNEKSKYLTIVSGLAQGADSMAHETALKYNLPTIAVLAFGHQTHYPKSTLTLRNKIEEKGLVISEYPPYTPIAKYRFPERNRIISGLSKGVLITEAKEQSGSHITIDFALEQNRNVYVLPGSMFNPMTKGNLLRIQEGAKVVLNANDILEDYYI from the coding sequence TTGATTAGACAATTTTTGCTTAAGTTATACTGGGCAAACTTTTCGACTAGACAAATCCATCAATTATTAATGGCATATCCTAATTTAATTAAAGAGGATTGCGGAAAAAAAGATAGATATTTATGTGAGTGGGTGAAAAGGAAAGAAAATGTTCATTTATTACGTAAGTACTATACTTTTATAAAACTTGATCATAACGTTATTATTAAAGAACTACAAAAATTAAAAGTGAGTTATGTGACCTATATGGATACTGAATATCCAGTACTGTTAAAAGAAATATATAGATTTCCATTACTTCTTTTCTATAAAGGGAATATTAAATTAATAAATAATAAGTACCATTTGGCAGTAGTAGGTGCAAGAGATTCTACAAGCTATACCCTACAGGCTTTAGAATTTTTATTATCAAATGAAAAAAGCAAATATTTAACAATCGTTTCTGGACTTGCTCAAGGTGCTGATTCAATGGCACATGAAACAGCTTTAAAATACAATCTCCCTACAATAGCAGTTTTAGCCTTTGGCCATCAAACACATTATCCCAAAAGTACATTAACATTAAGAAATAAAATAGAAGAAAAAGGTTTAGTTATATCCGAATACCCACCATATACACCAATTGCTAAATATAGATTTCCTGAGCGCAATAGGATTATCAGCGGTTTGTCAAAAGGGGTTTTAATTACTGAAGCAAAGGAACAAAGCGGTAGTCACATCACAATAGATTTTGCATTAGAGCAAAATAGAAATGTTTATGTTTTGCCAGGATCAATGTTTAATCCTATGACAAAAGGTAATTTATTACGTATCCAAGAAGGTGCTAAGGTAGTTTTAAATGCTAATGATATATTAGAGGATTACTATATTTAA
- the topA gene encoding type I DNA topoisomerase: MTLADNLVIVESPAKAKTIEKYLGKKYKVIASMGHVRDLPRSQMGVDTEDNYEPKYITIRGKGPVVKELKKHAKKAKNVFLASDPDREGEAIAWHLSKILELEDSKENRVVFNEITKDAVKESFKNPREIEMNLVDAQQARRILDRLVGYNISPVLWKKVKKGLSAGRVQSVALRLVIDRENEIRNFKPEEYWTIEGEFRYKKSKFNAKFLHYKNKPYKLKTKKDVEKITAALDGDQFEITNVTKKEKTRNPANPFTTSTLQQEAARKLNFKARKTMMVAQQLYEGIDLKKQGTVGLITYMRTDSTRISETAKAEAKQYISDKYGESYTSKRKASGKQGDQDAHEAIRPSSTMRTPDDMKSFLTKDQYRLYKLIWERFVASQMAPAILDTVSLDITQGDIKFRANGQTIKFKGFMTLYVETKDDSDSEKENKLPKLEQGDKVTATQIEPAQHYTQPPPRYTEARLVKTLEELKIGRPSTYAPTIDTIQKRNYVKLESKRFVPTELGEIVHEQVKEYFPEIIDVEFTVNMETLLDKIADGDINWRKVIGGFYSSFKQDVERAEEEMEKVEIKDEPAGEDCEVCGSPMVIKMGRYGKFMACSNFPDCRNTKAIVKSIGVKCPKCNDGDVVERKSKKNRVFYGCSNYPECDFISWDKPIGRDCPKCNHYLVENKKGKTSQVVCSNCDYKEAAQK; the protein is encoded by the coding sequence ATGACATTGGCAGATAATTTAGTCATTGTTGAATCGCCTGCAAAAGCTAAAACCATTGAAAAGTATTTAGGTAAGAAATATAAAGTTATAGCTTCAATGGGACATGTTAGAGACTTACCAAGAAGTCAAATGGGTGTCGACACTGAAGATAACTACGAACCAAAATATATAACAATACGCGGAAAAGGTCCTGTTGTAAAAGAATTGAAAAAACATGCAAAAAAAGCGAAAAATGTCTTTCTCGCAAGTGACCCCGACCGTGAAGGTGAAGCAATTGCTTGGCATTTATCAAAAATTTTAGAACTTGAAGATTCTAAAGAAAATCGCGTTGTTTTCAACGAAATAACAAAAGATGCTGTTAAAGAAAGTTTTAAAAATCCTAGAGAAATTGAAATGAATCTAGTCGATGCGCAACAAGCGCGTCGTATTTTAGATAGATTAGTTGGATATAATATTTCGCCAGTTCTATGGAAAAAGGTAAAAAAAGGATTGTCAGCGGGTCGAGTTCAATCTGTGGCACTTCGATTAGTCATTGATCGTGAAAACGAAATTCGAAACTTTAAGCCAGAAGAATATTGGACTATTGAAGGTGAATTTAGATACAAAAAATCAAAATTTAATGCTAAATTCCTTCATTATAAAAATAAACCATATAAATTGAAGACTAAAAAAGATGTTGAAAAAATTACAGCTGCATTAGATGGTGACCAATTCGAAATTACGAATGTGACTAAAAAAGAAAAAACTCGAAATCCAGCAAATCCATTTACAACATCTACTTTACAACAAGAAGCAGCGCGTAAATTAAACTTTAAAGCAAGAAAAACTATGATGGTTGCCCAACAATTATATGAAGGTATTGATTTGAAGAAACAAGGTACAGTTGGTTTAATTACTTATATGCGTACTGACTCAACACGTATTTCAGAAACAGCCAAAGCTGAAGCAAAACAGTATATTAGTGATAAATACGGTGAATCTTACACTTCTAAGCGTAAAGCATCAGGGAAACAAGGTGATCAAGATGCCCATGAGGCTATTAGACCTTCAAGTACTATGCGTACGCCAGATGATATGAAATCTTTTTTAACAAAAGACCAATACCGATTATACAAATTAATTTGGGAACGTTTTGTTGCTAGTCAAATGGCTCCAGCAATACTTGATACAGTCTCATTAGACATCACACAAGGTGACATTAAATTTAGAGCGAATGGTCAAACGATCAAGTTTAAAGGATTTATGACGCTTTATGTAGAAACTAAAGATGATAGTGATAGCGAAAAGGAAAATAAACTGCCTAAATTAGAGCAAGGTGATAAAGTCACTGCAACTCAAATTGAGCCAGCTCAACACTATACACAACCACCTCCTAGATATACTGAAGCGAGATTAGTAAAAACGCTTGAAGAGCTAAAAATCGGTCGTCCATCAACATATGCACCTACTATTGATACGATTCAAAAACGTAATTATGTTAAATTAGAAAGTAAGCGTTTTGTTCCAACAGAGTTGGGTGAAATTGTGCATGAACAAGTGAAAGAATACTTCCCAGAAATTATTGATGTTGAATTCACAGTAAATATGGAAACATTGCTTGATAAAATTGCTGATGGCGATATCAATTGGAGAAAAGTTATTGGTGGTTTCTATAGTAGCTTTAAACAAGATGTAGAGCGTGCTGAAGAAGAAATGGAAAAGGTCGAAATTAAGGATGAGCCAGCTGGAGAAGATTGTGAAGTTTGTGGATCTCCAATGGTAATTAAAATGGGACGTTATGGTAAGTTCATGGCTTGTTCAAACTTTCCTGACTGTCGCAATACTAAAGCAATTGTTAAATCTATTGGAGTTAAATGTCCGAAATGTAATGATGGCGATGTCGTAGAAAGAAAATCTAAAAAGAATCGTGTATTTTATGGATGTTCAAATTATCCAGAATGTGATTTCATTTCATGGGATAAACCAATTGGTAGAGATTGTCCAAAATGTAATCATTATCTTGTTGAAAATAAAAAAGGCAAGACTTCACAAGTTGTATGTTCAAACTGTGATTATAAAGAGGCAGCACAGAAGTAA
- the trmFO gene encoding FADH(2)-oxidizing methylenetetrahydrofolate--tRNA-(uracil(54)-C(5))-methyltransferase TrmFO: MTQTVNVIGAGLAGSEAAYQLAERGIKVNLIEMRPVKQTPAHHTDKFAELVCSNSLRGNALTNGVGVLKEEMRRLNSLIIEAADKARVPAGGALAVDRHDFSGYITDTLKNHENITVINEEINAIPDGYTIIATGPLTTENLAQEIVDITGKDQLYFYDAAAPIIEKDSIDMDKVYLKSRYDKGEAAYLNCPMTEEEFNKFYEAVLEAEVAPVNSFEKEKYFEGCMPFEVMAERGRKTLLFGPMKPVGLEDPKTGKRPFAVVQLRQDDAAGTLYNIVGFQTHLKWGAQKEVIKLIPGLENVDIVRYGVMHRNTFINSPDVLNEKYELISQPNIQFAGQMTGVEGYVESAASGLVAGINLAHKVLGKGEVVFPRETMIGSMAYYISHAKNNKNFQPMNANFGLLPSLETRIKDKKERYEAQANRALDYLEGFKKTL; encoded by the coding sequence ATGACTCAAACTGTAAATGTAATTGGTGCAGGTTTAGCTGGTTCAGAAGCGGCATACCAATTAGCTGAAAGAGGAATTAAAGTAAATTTAATAGAAATGAGACCAGTAAAGCAAACACCAGCTCACCATACAGATAAATTTGCTGAACTAGTATGTTCGAATTCTTTACGAGGTAATGCATTAACAAACGGCGTTGGTGTTTTAAAAGAAGAAATGAGACGCTTGAATTCATTAATTATTGAAGCAGCTGATAAAGCGCGTGTTCCAGCTGGAGGTGCATTAGCAGTTGATAGACATGACTTTTCTGGATATATTACTGATACCCTTAAAAATCATGAAAATATTACTGTTATTAATGAAGAAATTAATGCGATACCTGATGGTTATACGATTATTGCAACAGGTCCACTTACTACTGAAAACTTAGCACAAGAAATTGTAGATATCACTGGTAAAGATCAGCTTTATTTTTATGATGCAGCAGCTCCAATTATTGAAAAAGATTCAATTGATATGGATAAAGTATATTTGAAATCTCGATATGATAAAGGTGAAGCAGCTTATTTAAATTGTCCTATGACAGAAGAAGAATTTAATAAATTTTATGAAGCAGTATTAGAAGCGGAAGTTGCACCTGTGAATTCGTTTGAAAAAGAAAAATATTTCGAAGGTTGTATGCCTTTTGAAGTAATGGCAGAGCGTGGACGCAAAACTTTACTATTTGGTCCAATGAAACCAGTTGGTTTAGAAGATCCTAAAACTGGAAAACGTCCATTTGCTGTTGTGCAATTAAGACAAGATGATGCTGCTGGCACACTTTATAATATTGTTGGTTTTCAAACGCATTTAAAATGGGGCGCACAAAAAGAAGTGATTAAATTAATACCAGGTTTAGAAAATGTTGATATTGTTCGATATGGTGTGATGCATAGAAATACATTCATCAATTCTCCTGACGTATTAAATGAAAAATATGAATTAATTTCACAACCTAATATTCAATTTGCAGGACAAATGACTGGTGTTGAAGGATATGTGGAAAGTGCGGCAAGTGGCTTAGTTGCAGGAATCAATCTTGCACACAAAGTACTAGGTAAGGGTGAAGTAGTATTCCCAAGAGAAACTATGATTGGTAGTATGGCTTATTACATTTCACACGCTAAAAATAACAAAAACTTCCAACCTATGAATGCGAATTTCGGGCTTTTACCTTCTTTAGAAACTAGAATTAAAGATAAGAAAGAACGATATGAAGCGCAAGCTAATAGAGCGTTGGATTACTTAGAAGGTTTCAAAAAAACTTTATAA
- the xerC gene encoding tyrosine recombinase XerC, which produces MNHIQEAFLNTLKVERNFSEHTLKSYRDDLIQFNQFLEQEHLQLNTFEYRDARNYLSYLYSNHLKRTSVSRKISTLRTFYEYWMTLDGNIVNPFVQLVHPKKEKYLPQFFYEEEMEALFKTVEEDATKGLRDRLILELLYATGIRVSELVNIKKQDIDCYANGVTVLGKGNKERFVPFGAYCRQSIEIYLEQFKPIQSCNHDFLIVNMKGEAITERGVRYVLNDIVKRTAGVSDIHPHKLRHTFATHLLNQGADLRTVQSLLGHVNLSTTGKYTHVSNQQLRKVYLNAHPRAKKENES; this is translated from the coding sequence TTGAATCATATTCAAGAAGCATTTTTAAATACATTAAAAGTTGAACGTAATTTTTCGGAACATACATTAAAATCATATAGAGATGATTTAATTCAATTTAATCAATTTTTAGAACAAGAGCATCTACAGTTGAATACTTTTGAATATAGAGATGCTAGAAATTATTTGAGTTATTTATATTCAAATCATTTGAAAAGGACATCGGTTTCTCGTAAAATCTCAACGTTACGTACTTTTTATGAATATTGGATGACGTTAGATGGTAATATTGTTAATCCATTTGTTCAATTGGTACATCCAAAGAAAGAAAAATATCTTCCTCAATTCTTTTACGAAGAAGAGATGGAGGCATTATTTAAAACGGTAGAAGAGGATGCTACAAAAGGATTGCGTGATCGATTAATTCTTGAGTTATTATATGCTACTGGTATTCGTGTTTCAGAATTAGTTAATATAAAAAAACAAGATATAGATTGCTATGCTAATGGTGTAACAGTATTAGGGAAAGGTAACAAAGAGAGATTTGTGCCTTTTGGTGCTTATTGTAGGCAAAGTATTGAAATTTATTTAGAACAATTTAAGCCTATTCAGTCATGTAATCATGATTTTCTAATTGTAAATATGAAAGGTGAAGCCATTACAGAACGTGGTGTGCGATATGTTTTGAATGACATTGTTAAAAGGACTGCGGGTGTAAGTGATATACACCCTCATAAACTTAGACATACTTTTGCCACGCATTTGTTGAATCAAGGTGCCGACTTGCGTACGGTGCAATCATTATTAGGTCATGTAAATCTATCAACAACTGGTAAATACACGCATGTATCAAACCAGCAGTTAAGAAAAGTATATCTAAATGCCCATCCTCGAGCGAAAAAGGAGAATGAATCATGA
- the hslV gene encoding ATP-dependent protease subunit HslV: MSNTTLHATTIYAVRHNGKAAMAGDGQVTLGQQVIMKQTARKVRRLYEGKVLAGFAGSVADAFTLFEKFETKLQQFSGNLERAAVELAQEWRGDKQLRQLEAMLIVMDKDAILVVSGTGEVIAPDDDLIAIGSGGNYALSAGRALKRHASQMSAEEMAYESLKVAADICVFTNDNIVVETL, translated from the coding sequence ATGAGTAATACAACATTACATGCAACAACAATTTATGCCGTAAGACATAATGGGAAAGCAGCGATGGCAGGTGATGGCCAAGTTACACTTGGACAACAAGTCATCATGAAACAAACAGCAAGAAAAGTGAGACGTCTATATGAAGGGAAAGTGTTGGCAGGTTTCGCTGGCAGTGTAGCTGATGCATTTACATTATTTGAAAAATTTGAAACTAAACTACAGCAATTCAGTGGTAATTTGGAAAGAGCTGCTGTTGAACTAGCTCAAGAATGGCGAGGCGATAAACAATTACGTCAATTAGAAGCAATGCTAATTGTCATGGACAAAGATGCTATTTTAGTTGTCAGTGGCACTGGTGAGGTTATTGCTCCAGACGATGATTTAATCGCAATTGGATCAGGTGGTAACTATGCATTAAGTGCTGGACGTGCACTGAAACGTCATGCGTCTCAAATGTCAGCTGAAGAAATGGCATATGAAAGCTTAAAAGTAGCCGCGGATATTTGTGTTTTTACAAATGATAATATTGTTGTAGAAACACTATAA
- the hslU gene encoding ATP-dependent protease ATPase subunit HslU gives MDTTGIKLTPKEIVSKLNEYIVGQNDAKRKVAIALRNRYRRSLLDEESKQEISPKNILMIGPTGVGKTEIARRMAKVVGAPFIKVEATKFTEVGYVGRDVESMVRDLVDVSVRLVKAQKKSLVQGEATAKANEKLVKLLVPSMKKKASQSNNPLESLFGGAIPNFGQNNEDEEEPPTEEIKTKRSEIKRQLDEGKLEKEKVRIKVEQDPGALGMLGTNQNQQMQEMMNQLMPKKKVEREVAVETARKILADGFADELIDQESANQEALELAEQMGIIFIDEIDKVATNNHNSGQDVSRQGVQRDILPILEGSVIQTKYGTVNTEHMLFIGAGAFHVSKPSDLIPELQGRFPIRVELDSLSVEDFVRILTEPKLSLIKQYEALLQTEEVTVNFTDEAITRLAEIAYQVNQDTDNIGARRLHTILEKMLEDLSFEAPSMPNAVVDITPQYVDDKLKSISTNKDLSAFIL, from the coding sequence ATGGATACAACTGGAATCAAATTAACTCCAAAAGAAATCGTATCTAAATTAAACGAATACATCGTTGGACAAAATGATGCTAAACGTAAAGTGGCCATTGCCCTACGTAATAGATATAGAAGAAGTTTGTTAGATGAAGAATCAAAACAAGAAATCTCACCTAAAAATATTTTGATGATTGGTCCAACAGGAGTTGGTAAAACTGAAATTGCAAGAAGAATGGCTAAAGTTGTTGGTGCACCATTTATAAAAGTTGAAGCAACTAAGTTTACAGAAGTAGGTTATGTTGGTAGAGATGTCGAAAGCATGGTTAGAGATTTAGTTGATGTTTCAGTAAGATTAGTGAAAGCGCAAAAAAAATCTTTAGTTCAAGGTGAAGCGACAGCTAAAGCAAATGAAAAACTTGTTAAATTGCTTGTTCCAAGTATGAAAAAGAAAGCATCTCAAAGTAATAACCCGTTAGAGTCACTATTTGGTGGTGCTATTCCAAACTTCGGGCAAAATAATGAAGATGAAGAAGAACCGCCTACAGAAGAGATTAAAACGAAACGTTCTGAAATTAAACGACAACTTGACGAAGGTAAGTTAGAAAAAGAAAAAGTTAGAATTAAAGTTGAACAAGACCCAGGCGCTTTAGGCATGTTAGGAACAAATCAAAATCAGCAAATGCAAGAGATGATGAATCAGTTAATGCCTAAGAAAAAAGTTGAAAGAGAAGTTGCTGTTGAGACAGCAAGAAAAATCTTAGCTGATGGTTTTGCGGATGAATTAATTGATCAAGAGAGTGCGAACCAAGAAGCACTAGAATTAGCTGAGCAAATGGGTATTATATTTATTGATGAGATTGATAAAGTGGCAACGAATAATCATAATAGTGGTCAAGATGTGTCTAGACAGGGTGTACAGCGAGATATTTTACCTATCCTTGAAGGTAGCGTAATTCAAACTAAATATGGTACTGTGAATACTGAACATATGCTGTTTATCGGAGCTGGTGCGTTCCATGTATCTAAACCAAGTGATTTAATTCCAGAATTACAAGGTCGTTTCCCAATTAGAGTTGAACTTGATAGTTTATCGGTAGAGGATTTTGTGAGAATTTTAACCGAGCCGAAATTATCATTAATTAAACAATATGAGGCATTGCTTCAAACTGAGGAAGTTACTGTTAACTTTACTGATGAAGCAATTACAAGATTAGCTGAGATTGCATACCAAGTGAACCAAGATACTGATAATATTGGTGCACGTAGACTTCATACAATATTAGAAAAAATGTTAGAAGATTTATCGTTTGAAGCGCCAAGTATGCCAAATGCAGTTGTAGATATTACCCCACAATATGTTGATGATAAATTAAAATCAATTTCAACTAATAAAGATTTAAGTGCATTTATTCTATAA
- the codY gene encoding GTP-sensing pleiotropic transcriptional regulator CodY: MSLLSKTRELNTLLQKHKGIAVDFKDVAQTISSVTVTNVFIVSRRGKILGSSLNELLKSQRIIQMLEERHIPSEYTEQLMEVKQTESNIDIDNVLTVFPPENRELFIDSRTTIFPILGGGERLGTLVLGRVHDDFNENDLVLGEYAATVIGMEILREKHSEVEKEARDKAAITMAINSLSYSEKEAIEHIFDELGGTEGLLIASKVADRVGITRSVIVNALRKLESAGVIESRSLGMKGTFIKVKKEKFLDELEKSK, encoded by the coding sequence ATGAGCTTATTATCTAAAACGAGAGAGTTAAACACGTTACTTCAAAAACATAAAGGTATTGCGGTTGATTTTAAAGATGTAGCGCAAACAATTAGTAGTGTAACTGTAACAAATGTATTTATTGTGTCGCGTAGAGGTAAAATTTTAGGGTCAAGTCTTAACGAATTATTAAAAAGCCAACGAATTATTCAAATGTTGGAAGAAAGACATATTCCAAGTGAATATACAGAACAATTAATGGAAGTTAAACAAACAGAATCAAATATTGATATAGACAATGTATTAACAGTGTTCCCACCTGAAAACAGAGAATTATTCATTGATAGTCGTACAACTATCTTCCCTATTTTAGGTGGAGGAGAAAGATTGGGTACTTTAGTGCTTGGTCGAGTACACGACGATTTTAATGAAAATGACTTAGTATTAGGAGAATATGCAGCTACAGTTATTGGTATGGAAATCTTGCGTGAAAAGCATAGCGAAGTTGAAAAAGAAGCTCGTGATAAAGCTGCGATTACTATGGCAATTAATTCGTTATCTTATTCTGAAAAAGAAGCAATTGAACATATTTTTGATGAGCTAGGTGGTACTGAAGGCCTATTGATTGCTTCAAAAGTTGCTGATAGAGTAGGTATTACAAGATCAGTTATCGTGAATGCACTACGAAAATTAGAAAGTGCTGGTGTTATTGAATCACGCTCATTAGGTATGAAAGGTACTTTCATTAAAGTTAAAAAAGAAAAATTCTTAGACGAGTTAGAAAAAAGCAAATAA